Proteins from a single region of Anthonomus grandis grandis chromosome 18, icAntGran1.3, whole genome shotgun sequence:
- the LOC126746993 gene encoding uncharacterized protein LOC126746993, with translation MLPKKKTPFSAEEDEMLIEHVSFFEYIWNMKDADIADYKKDKVWQDIAEQLGRKRDECQTHWKSIRDHYKRQKKEDIGTTGFAANKKRASYWNRLSFLDTIEDERKTFSNISADTSEILENNNELLQDIENHPPSSKDKLEIPSVMPTEPVAIIRSKRKTRVENSALSNYLKEKKIENTQLNDTISQLTKCEEEDEIDLFFKTIAKTVKKFSPKIVRKTKLKVLEIVSDMEQLHEQVHVSTNHTSSSNTFRNYQSQLPIYSFHHTSNLTCFPNYQSPLSVPSPHRTLNLTSPDCQSELSNHSSHYTLTSPNYQSELSNHSSHHTSNATSPNFQSQHLTPSSQNTSTFTSSNYQLLNQPPSTHRSSAVRSEILATSDVKL, from the exons ATGTTACCAAAGAAAAAAACGCCGTTTTCTGCTGAAGAAGATGAAATGTTAATTGAGCATGTCAGTTTCTTTGAATATATATGGAATATGAAAGATGCTGACATTGCTGACTACAAAAAAGACAAGGTTTGGCAAGATATAGCGGAGCAATTAGGAAGAAAAA GAGATGAATGCCAGACACATTGGAAAAGTATCAGGGATCATTATAAAAGGCAAAAGAAAGAAGACATAGGCACAACAGGATTTGCTGCAAATAAAAAGAGGGCAAGCTACTGGAACAGATTGTCGTTTTTAGACACAATTGAGGACGAAAGAAAAACGTTTTCTAACATTTCTGCTGATACTTCcgaaattttagaaaacaataacGAACTGCTACAAGACATCGAAAATCACCCGCCTTCATCAAAGGACAAACTTGAAATACCTTCTGTTATGCCTACTGAACCTGTGGCAATCATCCGCTCAAAACGCAAAACAAGAGTAGAAAATTCAGCACTATCTAACTACTTGaaggaaaagaaaattgaaaacacACAGTTGAATGATACCATTAGTCAGCTAACGAAATGCGAGGAAGAAGATGAGATcgacttgttttttaaaacgatCGCCAAGACAGTGAAGAagttttcaccaaaaattgtgagaaaaacaaaattaaaagttttggaAATTGTATCTGATATGGAACAACTTCATGAACAAGTGCATGTGTCCACCAACCACACGTCAAGCTCAAATACATTCCGAAATTATCAATCACAGCTTCCCATCTATTCCTTCCACCATACATCAAACTTGACTTGCTTCCCAAATTATCAATCACCGCTTTCCGTTCCTTCGCCCCACCGCACATTAAATTTGACTTCTCCAGATTGCCAATCAGAACTTTCCAACCATTCCTCCCACTACACATTGACTTCTCCAAATTATCAATCAGAGCTTTCCAACCACTCCTCTCATCACACATCAAACGCGACTTCTCCTAATTTCCAATCACAACATCTCACCCCTTCCTCCCAGAACACATCAACCTTCACTTCTTCAAATTATCAACTTCTCAATCAGCCTCCATCCACCCACCGTTCATCAGCCGTACGTTCTGAAATTTTGGCTACCTCTGAcgtaaaactgtaa